A region of Polyangiaceae bacterium DNA encodes the following proteins:
- a CDS encoding nuclear transport factor 2 family protein, with the protein MHENEALIRRFYAAFARSDGEGMVACYASDVAFSDPVFPDLKGARAAGMWRMLTQQATDLEIEASGITADDHSGRAHWEARYTFSATGRRVHNVIDARFVLRDGLIVRHDDEFDFWRWSRQALGVPGLLLGWTPLVRNKVRAQAGKALDRFLAKA; encoded by the coding sequence ATGCACGAGAACGAAGCGTTGATTCGCAGGTTCTATGCGGCCTTCGCGCGCTCGGACGGCGAGGGGATGGTGGCCTGCTACGCGAGCGACGTCGCCTTCTCCGATCCCGTGTTTCCGGACCTGAAAGGTGCACGCGCGGCGGGCATGTGGCGCATGCTCACCCAGCAAGCCACCGACCTCGAGATCGAGGCCTCCGGGATCACCGCCGACGACCATAGCGGCCGCGCGCACTGGGAAGCGCGTTACACGTTCTCGGCCACCGGTCGCCGCGTGCACAACGTGATCGATGCGCGCTTCGTGCTGCGCGACGGCTTGATCGTACGTCATGACGACGAGTTCGACTTCTGGCGTTGGTCCCGCCAAGCGCTCGGTGTGCCAGGCCTGCTCCTGGGCTGGACGCCGCTGGTCAGGAACAAAGTGCGAGCCCAGGCCGGGAAGGCCCTGGATCGCTTCCTGGCGAAGGCGTGA
- a CDS encoding C40 family peptidase, whose product MKARILSLLLALWACLAVAPACAVQVGEPGDEEELASTEEALTAAMSREEILALAQSGVGYSYWWGHGRWDPTSKAYPGKCSGSCGKCSHWASPKGGPEYGADCSGFVAQAWQVPNEGSPKVDRHPYSTYNFRYQKTHWYPIKKSELKAGDALVYNTGSKGHIVLFEKWTGGGKAMAYECSGCKVGCIHKPRGFGSAYIAIRRKGVEDEPKNDPPKGQLEKASCDDGVKGWAQDPDAPKAAVDVVLSFDGPLGGKNTKQLTLKADQNRADLAKKLGSANHGFSAALPATLKDGKKHTIYAYAVDDKGKEKKLLVGAPRSITCGPPPATKADAVPHSCSHGECETGTALTKDCSPCAAQVCILKPSCCDAVNGKWDVSCVDLAGETIGACRGVCAGGPSSCAHSECEAGSALSATCSECAAHVCKRDPFCCSAGKWDWICAKEAKEDPWCSCGTP is encoded by the coding sequence ATGAAGGCGCGGATCCTGTCGCTGCTGCTCGCGCTCTGGGCGTGCCTGGCCGTCGCGCCAGCCTGCGCCGTGCAGGTCGGCGAGCCGGGAGACGAAGAGGAGCTCGCTTCGACGGAGGAGGCGCTCACCGCCGCCATGAGCCGGGAGGAGATCCTGGCGCTCGCCCAGAGTGGAGTCGGCTACTCCTACTGGTGGGGTCACGGGCGCTGGGACCCGACCAGCAAGGCCTACCCCGGCAAGTGCAGCGGCAGCTGCGGCAAGTGCAGCCACTGGGCGTCCCCGAAGGGTGGCCCGGAGTACGGCGCGGACTGCTCGGGCTTCGTCGCCCAGGCCTGGCAGGTGCCGAACGAGGGCTCGCCCAAGGTCGATCGCCACCCGTACTCGACCTACAACTTCCGCTACCAGAAGACCCACTGGTACCCGATCAAGAAGAGCGAGCTCAAGGCGGGAGACGCGCTGGTCTACAACACCGGCTCGAAGGGGCACATCGTCCTGTTCGAGAAGTGGACGGGCGGTGGCAAGGCGATGGCCTACGAGTGCTCCGGCTGCAAGGTCGGCTGCATCCACAAGCCCCGTGGCTTCGGCAGCGCCTACATCGCCATCCGGCGCAAGGGCGTCGAGGACGAGCCCAAGAACGATCCGCCCAAGGGCCAGCTCGAGAAAGCCAGCTGCGACGACGGCGTGAAGGGCTGGGCTCAGGACCCGGACGCCCCCAAGGCGGCCGTCGACGTCGTGCTCAGCTTCGACGGGCCCCTCGGCGGCAAGAACACCAAGCAGTTGACGCTGAAGGCCGACCAGAACCGCGCGGATCTCGCCAAGAAGCTCGGCTCGGCCAACCACGGCTTCTCGGCGGCGCTGCCGGCGACGCTCAAAGACGGCAAGAAGCACACGATCTACGCCTACGCCGTGGATGACAAAGGCAAGGAGAAGAAGCTCCTGGTCGGCGCGCCGCGCAGCATCACCTGCGGGCCTCCGCCGGCGACCAAGGCCGACGCTGTGCCGCATTCGTGCAGCCACGGCGAGTGCGAGACCGGCACCGCCCTCACCAAGGACTGCAGCCCGTGCGCGGCTCAGGTGTGCATCCTGAAGCCGTCGTGTTGCGACGCGGTCAACGGCAAGTGGGACGTGTCCTGCGTGGATCTCGCGGGTGAGACCATCGGGGCGTGCCGCGGTGTGTGCGCCGGCGGGCCATCGAGCTGCGCGCACAGCGAGTGCGAGGCCGGAAGCGCGCTCAGCGCCACCTGCTCGGAGTGCGCGGCGCACGTCTGCAAGCGCGATCCATTCTGCTGCAGCGCCGGCAAGTGGGACTGGATCTGTGCCAAGGAAGCGAAGGAAGATCCTTGGTGCAGCTGCGGCACACCATGA
- a CDS encoding tRNA-(ms[2]io[6]A)-hydroxylase: MAADPRPAERLLQSDTPAAWASVAADDLGATLADHAHCEKKASASAIALINDYPEDAELVTAMARLAEEELGHFREVHALLLARGVELTRDRGDPYARALMGLLRQPQELRKLDRLLVGALIEARSCERFRLLRAELERRGETELGAVFRRLEGSEAGHAALFVHLAEQRFGVEPTRARLGELATAEAGIVAELPLVARIH, translated from the coding sequence ATGGCCGCCGACCCGCGCCCCGCGGAGCGCTTGCTCCAGAGCGACACGCCAGCCGCATGGGCGAGCGTGGCGGCGGACGACCTCGGGGCGACCCTGGCGGACCACGCGCACTGCGAGAAGAAGGCGAGCGCCAGCGCCATCGCGCTGATCAACGACTACCCCGAGGACGCCGAGCTGGTTACGGCCATGGCGCGCCTCGCCGAGGAGGAGCTCGGGCACTTTCGGGAGGTCCACGCGCTGCTGCTCGCTCGCGGCGTCGAGCTGACGCGCGACCGTGGGGACCCCTACGCGCGCGCTCTGATGGGCCTCTTGCGCCAGCCGCAGGAGCTCCGAAAGCTCGACCGCTTGCTGGTCGGGGCGCTGATCGAGGCGCGCTCTTGCGAGCGCTTCCGCTTGTTGCGCGCCGAGCTCGAGCGCCGGGGCGAGACGGAGCTCGGGGCGGTGTTCCGGCGCCTGGAGGGGAGCGAGGCCGGTCACGCCGCGCTGTTCGTCCACCTGGCGGAGCAGCGCTTCGGTGTCGAGCCGACGCGAGCGCGGCTCGGCGAGCTGGCCACGGCAGAGGCTGGCATCGTCGCCGAGCTGCCGCTCGTCGCGCGGATTCACTAG
- a CDS encoding lipid-transfer protein, whose amino-acid sequence MGRKVYVVGVGMTKFEKPGAKEWDYPDMVKEAGDKALADAGIPYTKIQQAAAGYVYGESTSGERALYGLGLTGIPIYNVNNNCSTGSTALFLAKQLVEGGLADCVMAVGFEKMEKGSLGAKFMDRVNPMDKHMMLMMELREFAPAPPAPQLFGNAGREHMEKYGTKAEQFAKVGWKNHKHSVNNPYSQFQDEYSLEDILNAKEVYAPLTKLQCCPTSDGAGAAILASADFVKQHKLEGKAIEIAGMSMVTDLASTFEERSCIKIIGADMSRKAAQTAYEQAGVGPENVDVIELHDCFSTNELITYEALGLCPAGKGGELIDSGAVTYGGKWVVNPSGGLISKGHPLGATGLAQCSELNWQLRGLADKRQVPGAKIALQHNLGLGGAAVVTLYRKPDAIN is encoded by the coding sequence ATGGGCAGGAAAGTCTACGTCGTGGGCGTCGGAATGACGAAGTTCGAGAAGCCGGGCGCCAAGGAGTGGGACTACCCGGACATGGTGAAGGAGGCGGGCGACAAGGCGCTCGCCGACGCGGGCATCCCTTACACGAAGATCCAGCAGGCCGCTGCCGGCTACGTCTACGGCGAGAGCACCAGCGGTGAGCGCGCGCTCTACGGGCTCGGCCTGACCGGCATCCCCATCTACAACGTCAACAACAACTGCTCCACCGGCTCGACCGCGCTCTTCCTGGCCAAGCAGCTGGTCGAAGGCGGGCTCGCCGACTGCGTCATGGCCGTCGGCTTCGAGAAGATGGAGAAGGGCTCCCTCGGCGCGAAGTTCATGGACCGCGTGAACCCCATGGACAAGCACATGATGCTGATGATGGAGCTCCGGGAGTTCGCGCCGGCTCCGCCCGCACCGCAGCTGTTCGGCAACGCCGGCCGCGAGCACATGGAGAAGTACGGCACCAAGGCCGAGCAGTTCGCCAAGGTCGGCTGGAAGAACCACAAGCACTCGGTGAACAACCCGTACTCGCAGTTCCAGGACGAGTACTCGCTGGAGGACATCCTGAACGCCAAGGAGGTCTACGCGCCTCTGACCAAGCTCCAGTGCTGCCCGACCTCGGACGGCGCGGGCGCCGCCATCCTGGCCAGCGCTGACTTCGTCAAGCAGCACAAGCTGGAAGGCAAGGCCATCGAGATCGCGGGCATGTCGATGGTGACCGACCTCGCCAGCACGTTCGAGGAGCGGAGCTGCATCAAGATCATCGGCGCGGACATGAGCCGCAAGGCCGCCCAGACCGCGTACGAGCAGGCGGGCGTCGGTCCGGAGAACGTCGACGTGATCGAGCTGCACGACTGCTTCAGCACCAACGAGCTCATCACCTACGAGGCGCTCGGGTTGTGTCCCGCCGGCAAGGGCGGCGAGCTGATCGACTCCGGCGCCGTGACCTACGGCGGCAAGTGGGTGGTGAACCCCTCCGGCGGCCTGATCTCCAAGGGCCACCCGCTCGGGGCCACCGGCCTCGCGCAGTGCTCGGAGCTGAACTGGCAGCTGCGCGGCCTGGCGGACAAGCGCCAGGTGCCGGGCGCCAAGATCGCGCTCCAGCACAACCTGGGTCTCGGCGGCGCGGCGGTGGTGACCCTCTACAGGAAGCCGGACGCAATCAACTGA
- a CDS encoding matrixin family metalloprotease, with the protein MTRHTRRRFLALSGLMTGGLWAPVGYAAANERLIYVQALGKALPDADVAMVVRALAAFYAVEVKTLGRVDLPKSAYYPKRGRYRAEKLLDFLKPRLPAGGSRILGLTGVDISTTKGKIDDWGILGLATIDGAACVLSSFRCKRQAKNAEHARIRLGKVAVHEIGHTFGLDHCPNRGCLMEDGGGSVLTTDREYDLCFESRRALSEHGVELADGEIPWPKPKSK; encoded by the coding sequence ATGACTCGTCACACTCGACGCCGCTTCCTGGCTCTGTCCGGTCTCATGACGGGAGGCCTCTGGGCTCCCGTAGGGTACGCGGCCGCGAACGAACGCTTGATCTACGTGCAGGCCTTGGGCAAGGCGCTGCCGGACGCCGACGTCGCCATGGTCGTGCGCGCCCTCGCGGCGTTCTACGCCGTGGAGGTCAAGACGCTGGGCCGCGTGGACCTGCCGAAGTCCGCGTATTACCCGAAGCGCGGCCGCTACCGCGCCGAGAAGCTGCTCGACTTCCTGAAGCCACGCTTGCCGGCGGGGGGCAGCCGCATCCTCGGTCTGACCGGCGTGGACATCAGCACGACCAAGGGCAAGATCGACGACTGGGGCATCCTGGGCCTCGCGACCATCGACGGCGCGGCCTGCGTGCTCTCCTCGTTCCGCTGCAAGCGCCAGGCGAAGAACGCCGAGCACGCGCGGATTCGGCTGGGCAAGGTCGCGGTCCACGAGATCGGCCACACCTTCGGGCTCGACCACTGCCCGAACCGCGGCTGTCTGATGGAGGACGGCGGCGGCAGCGTGCTGACCACCGATCGCGAGTACGACCTCTGCTTCGAGAGCCGTCGCGCGCTCAGCGAGCATGGAGTGGAGCTCGCCGACGGCGAAATCCCGTGGCCGAAGCCGAAGAGCAAGTGA
- a CDS encoding MFS transporter, giving the protein MSEKTETGKSAGSPGADTAALDDVKQLGLGAAIVSLGYVFWVVGAMEMVERFAYYGVKAVATLYAKAPVRDGGLGVPMSQFGIILGTWAWVQSVVPVFTGGLSDRYGYKQTIFASTVIKISGYLVMASFPTFYGFFAGAMLLAAGTAVFKPGIQGTLVKATKRENSSMAWGIFYQTVNIGGFLGPLLAGYMRKMQWRYVFLSCAALIALNFLLLLTYKEPGKEERLERARLEKAGGIRREALWKESLRELKKKHVWLYLLIFSGFWYMFNALFDVLPAHIEDWVDTRDIVKSLFGTGGTESAFVKFFVVMNKEGTEILPEGMLNLNAGLIMTTCFLFAWMSGRLRATTSMVIGTLLATVAMFLSGYSTHGWISVGAILIFSVGEMLSSPKFSEFIGNFAPADKKAMYLGFSQIPLAIGWGLEGFTAPALYDHFASKDRFARELLAERGMDAAQLAAVKQGEAFGELVKFTGESREHLTQLMYSTHNVGVVWIIMGAIGVVTAMGIYAYGKWIRTIIRS; this is encoded by the coding sequence ATGAGCGAGAAGACCGAAACAGGCAAGAGCGCAGGAAGTCCGGGCGCCGACACCGCCGCCCTCGACGACGTGAAGCAGCTGGGGCTCGGCGCGGCGATCGTCTCGCTCGGCTACGTGTTCTGGGTCGTCGGGGCCATGGAGATGGTCGAACGCTTCGCCTACTACGGGGTGAAGGCGGTCGCGACGCTCTACGCGAAGGCCCCGGTGCGCGACGGCGGGCTCGGCGTTCCGATGTCGCAGTTCGGCATCATCCTGGGAACCTGGGCCTGGGTGCAGTCCGTGGTCCCGGTCTTCACCGGCGGGCTCTCGGATCGGTATGGCTACAAGCAGACCATCTTCGCCTCGACCGTGATCAAGATCTCGGGCTACCTGGTGATGGCCTCGTTCCCGACCTTCTACGGCTTTTTCGCGGGAGCGATGCTGCTCGCAGCCGGTACTGCGGTGTTCAAGCCGGGCATCCAGGGGACGCTGGTCAAGGCGACGAAGCGCGAGAACAGCTCCATGGCCTGGGGCATCTTCTACCAGACCGTGAACATCGGCGGCTTTTTGGGCCCGCTGCTCGCCGGCTACATGCGCAAGATGCAGTGGCGCTACGTGTTCCTGTCCTGCGCAGCGCTCATCGCCCTGAACTTCCTGTTGCTGCTCACCTACAAGGAGCCGGGCAAGGAGGAGCGCCTGGAGCGCGCACGGCTGGAGAAGGCCGGCGGGATCAGGCGAGAGGCGCTCTGGAAGGAGTCGCTGCGCGAGCTCAAGAAGAAGCACGTCTGGCTGTACCTGCTGATCTTCTCGGGGTTTTGGTACATGTTCAACGCGTTGTTCGACGTGCTCCCCGCGCACATCGAGGACTGGGTGGACACGCGCGACATCGTGAAGAGCCTGTTCGGCACGGGCGGGACCGAGTCCGCGTTCGTGAAGTTCTTCGTGGTGATGAACAAGGAGGGGACGGAGATCCTCCCCGAGGGCATGCTCAACCTGAACGCGGGGTTGATCATGACCACCTGCTTCCTGTTCGCGTGGATGAGCGGGCGGCTGCGCGCCACCACCAGCATGGTCATCGGCACGCTGTTGGCGACGGTGGCGATGTTCCTCTCGGGGTACTCGACCCATGGCTGGATCTCGGTCGGCGCCATCCTGATCTTCAGCGTGGGCGAGATGCTCTCCAGCCCGAAGTTCAGCGAATTCATCGGAAACTTCGCGCCGGCCGACAAGAAGGCGATGTACCTGGGCTTCTCCCAGATCCCGTTGGCCATCGGCTGGGGCCTCGAGGGCTTCACGGCGCCCGCGCTGTACGACCACTTCGCGTCCAAGGATCGCTTCGCCCGGGAGCTCCTGGCCGAGCGGGGCATGGATGCCGCCCAGCTCGCGGCAGTCAAGCAGGGGGAGGCCTTCGGGGAGCTGGTCAAGTTCACCGGAGAGTCCCGCGAGCACCTGACCCAGCTGATGTATTCGACCCACAATGTCGGCGTGGTCTGGATCATCATGGGCGCGATAGGTGTCGTCACGGCCATGGGGATCTACGCTTACGGCAAGTGGATCCGGACGATCATCAGGAGCTAG
- the gluQRS gene encoding tRNA glutamyl-Q(34) synthetase GluQRS, which produces MPERPAPVGRLAPSPTGQLHLGHARSFLLAWWSVRSRAGRVVLRMEDLDAPRVRPGMVEAAVRDLEWLGLDWDGPMLLQSAGMERLRAAVSQLSNAGLTYPCVCSRADVRAALGAPQQGDVEQRYPGTCRGRFDSIETASARTGREVSLRFRVPEGALAIADAFAAPAAFDVQTEVGDFMVARRDGTPAYQLAVVVDDAFQEVTEVLRGDDLLPSAARQAHLQRALGLAHPSWVHVPLVVDASGRRFAKRADDLSLAELRARGVDPRALVGWAARASGLDVPERISPREALAEFSLAKLPHEPVRLDPETLAKLKSAR; this is translated from the coding sequence ATGCCCGAACGCCCTGCTCCCGTCGGCCGCCTGGCGCCGAGCCCAACGGGCCAGCTGCACCTCGGTCACGCCCGCTCGTTCCTGCTCGCGTGGTGGAGCGTGCGCTCGCGCGCTGGCCGCGTCGTGCTGCGCATGGAGGACCTGGACGCGCCCCGCGTGCGGCCTGGGATGGTCGAGGCCGCGGTTCGAGATCTGGAGTGGCTCGGCCTCGACTGGGACGGGCCGATGCTCCTGCAATCGGCCGGGATGGAGCGCTTGCGGGCGGCGGTGAGCCAGCTCTCGAACGCGGGCCTCACCTACCCCTGCGTGTGCTCGCGCGCCGACGTACGCGCCGCGCTCGGCGCGCCGCAGCAAGGGGACGTGGAGCAACGCTACCCCGGCACCTGCCGCGGTCGCTTCGACTCGATCGAGACCGCGAGCGCACGCACGGGGCGCGAGGTGAGCCTGCGCTTCCGTGTGCCGGAGGGCGCGCTCGCGATCGCCGACGCGTTCGCCGCCCCCGCGGCGTTCGACGTCCAGACCGAGGTCGGCGACTTCATGGTGGCACGCCGCGATGGCACGCCCGCCTATCAGCTGGCGGTCGTCGTGGACGACGCTTTCCAGGAAGTGACCGAGGTGCTGCGCGGGGACGACCTGCTCCCGAGCGCCGCCCGGCAGGCGCACCTGCAACGCGCGCTCGGGCTCGCCCACCCGAGCTGGGTTCACGTGCCGCTGGTGGTGGACGCCTCCGGTCGCCGCTTCGCCAAGCGCGCAGACGACCTGAGCCTGGCGGAGCTCCGCGCGCGCGGCGTCGATCCGCGGGCGCTGGTCGGTTGGGCGGCGCGAGCCAGTGGGCTCGACGTGCCCGAGCGAATATCGCCGCGGGAAGCCCTCGCCGAGTTCTCGCTGGCCAAGCTGCCGCACGAGCCGGTGCGGCTCGACCCCGAAACGCTTGCTAAGCTGAAGAGCGCGCGATGA
- a CDS encoding site-2 protease family protein — protein MKLSWRIATVRGIAIRVHVTFLFIVALGALEWGLSHGAVGFAFGALLVCLLFACVALHELGHSLVAQRLGVSVREILLLPIGGVARLGREPKTALHELLIAVAGPLVNVVLAGLLIGASLLFAGTSWFSGGGFMKALMAPPAPATLLAALIAANVALAVFNMIPALPMDGGRVFRAILSFFFGKLRATSIAATVGQLLAATLAAIGLMSANLILVFIGIFVFLGAAQERVTAKTMASLTGLSAGDAVDPRALTLEPGDMLAGAMQYALRSSQPHYAVVLGDRVVGTLGREEILDAVRRQGPLTFVAGVMNRDVEEVASAEPLSEVRSRLIERGGRPLCVRAPEGLIGLIGLEDVARAATMADLLHHFPAR, from the coding sequence ATGAAGCTCTCCTGGCGCATCGCGACCGTGCGCGGCATCGCCATCCGGGTGCACGTCACGTTCTTGTTCATCGTGGCGCTCGGGGCTCTGGAGTGGGGGCTCTCCCACGGCGCGGTCGGCTTCGCGTTCGGAGCGCTGCTCGTGTGCCTGCTGTTCGCCTGCGTCGCGCTGCACGAGCTCGGGCACAGCCTGGTGGCGCAGCGCCTTGGCGTCAGCGTCCGCGAGATCCTGCTGCTCCCGATCGGCGGCGTCGCGCGCCTGGGTCGCGAGCCCAAGACGGCGCTGCACGAGCTGCTCATCGCCGTGGCAGGTCCGCTGGTCAACGTGGTGTTGGCTGGGCTCTTGATCGGAGCCAGCCTGCTCTTCGCCGGAACCAGCTGGTTCTCGGGCGGCGGCTTCATGAAGGCGCTGATGGCGCCGCCCGCGCCAGCGACCCTCCTGGCCGCGCTGATCGCCGCCAACGTCGCGCTCGCGGTGTTCAACATGATCCCGGCGCTGCCCATGGACGGCGGGCGCGTCTTTCGCGCCATCCTCAGCTTCTTCTTCGGCAAGCTGCGCGCTACCAGCATCGCGGCGACCGTGGGGCAGCTCCTGGCGGCGACCCTGGCCGCGATCGGCCTGATGAGCGCGAACCTGATCCTGGTGTTCATCGGCATCTTCGTCTTCCTGGGGGCGGCGCAGGAGCGCGTGACGGCGAAGACCATGGCGTCGCTCACGGGCCTGTCCGCCGGGGACGCGGTCGATCCCCGCGCGCTCACGCTCGAGCCCGGTGACATGCTCGCGGGCGCCATGCAGTACGCGCTGCGTTCATCACAGCCGCACTACGCCGTCGTGCTGGGCGATCGCGTCGTGGGAACCCTCGGTCGCGAGGAGATCCTGGACGCCGTGCGGCGCCAAGGCCCGTTGACCTTCGTCGCGGGGGTCATGAACCGAGACGTCGAAGAGGTGGCCTCGGCCGAACCGCTCTCGGAGGTCCGATCGCGGCTGATCGAGCGCGGCGGCCGGCCGCTGTGCGTGCGCGCGCCGGAGGGATTGATTGGCCTGATTGGCCTGGAAGACGTGGCCCGGGCGGCGACGATGGCCGACCTCTTGCACCACTTTCCCGCGCGCTAG
- a CDS encoding phosphatidylinositol transfer protein — MRSVLGMLVLAPLLLGMACGGADSEEPGYSGGGSGVGATGQTGGAGSGGLPSGGAGGGTGAMPSGGTSGGGGSAGAAGGAAGSGGASMADCVPMPACDAALPAFSKRPWKHSTVSPIIVATGFANHRGRDLILQPGMPQWVLGKIAYGVTDKDLKDEEVDIWLNRDCGSGWEKLGTAVTTQDGQHPTVEGADDTGGRIYFQIPASKALGIGRHRIHMVVAGDLSGAEQYIEVVPPGTVYFVTDVDGTLTSKETEEYSAILTGAVSDANPDAGKALTLLAQKGYRPFYLTARPEFLVGRTREFLDVKGFPLGVVHTTFALGATGGAAVSFKKAELDELKGRGFVAAYAFGNTDSDADAFFLANIEPATHRIFFQYTDAAHGGRRIEAYTELLGEFGALGKPCK, encoded by the coding sequence GTGCGCTCTGTGCTTGGGATGCTGGTACTGGCGCCGCTGCTGCTCGGCATGGCGTGCGGCGGCGCGGACTCCGAAGAGCCCGGCTACAGCGGCGGCGGGAGCGGCGTGGGCGCCACCGGCCAGACCGGCGGAGCGGGCAGCGGAGGTCTGCCGTCCGGCGGCGCGGGCGGCGGCACCGGAGCGATGCCCTCCGGGGGCACCAGCGGGGGCGGGGGCAGCGCGGGCGCAGCGGGTGGTGCGGCCGGAAGCGGTGGCGCGTCGATGGCGGACTGCGTTCCGATGCCAGCGTGCGACGCGGCGCTGCCCGCGTTCAGCAAGCGGCCGTGGAAGCACTCGACGGTGAGCCCGATCATCGTAGCCACCGGGTTCGCCAACCACCGCGGTCGCGACTTGATCCTCCAGCCGGGCATGCCCCAGTGGGTGCTCGGCAAGATCGCCTACGGCGTCACGGACAAGGACCTCAAGGACGAGGAGGTCGACATCTGGCTGAACCGCGACTGTGGCTCGGGCTGGGAGAAGCTCGGAACCGCGGTCACGACCCAAGATGGCCAGCACCCGACGGTGGAGGGCGCCGACGACACCGGCGGCCGCATCTACTTCCAGATCCCGGCGTCGAAGGCCCTCGGTATCGGACGCCACCGCATCCACATGGTGGTCGCCGGTGATCTGTCCGGCGCCGAGCAGTACATCGAGGTCGTCCCGCCGGGCACCGTGTATTTCGTCACCGACGTGGACGGCACGCTCACCAGCAAGGAGACCGAGGAGTACTCGGCCATCCTCACCGGCGCCGTGTCGGACGCGAATCCCGACGCCGGCAAGGCGCTGACTCTCTTGGCGCAGAAGGGCTACCGGCCGTTCTACCTGACCGCACGCCCGGAGTTCCTGGTGGGGCGCACCCGCGAGTTCCTCGACGTCAAGGGGTTCCCCCTCGGGGTCGTGCACACCACCTTCGCGCTCGGTGCCACGGGTGGCGCTGCCGTCAGCTTCAAGAAGGCGGAGCTCGACGAGCTCAAAGGGCGCGGCTTCGTCGCGGCCTACGCCTTCGGCAACACCGACTCGGACGCCGACGCCTTCTTCCTGGCGAACATCGAGCCGGCCACCCACCGCATCTTCTTCCAGTACACGGACGCCGCCCACGGCGGCCGGCGCATCGAGGCCTACACGGAGCTCTTGGGCGAGTTCGGCGCGCTCGGCAAGCCCTGCAAGTAG
- a CDS encoding metallophosphoesterase yields the protein MDPDDHQELARSSRFGRRRLLLGAGAVAGAGALDAFALEPAWLAVTRHEVSVPGLPRALEGLQIAQITDAHLKAMGRVERAIVDTVRRGQIQLVVLTGDIVDRPAGLAVLAELCTGLREAGAAIVASLGNWEHWGGFTALGLAREYERLGARLLVDEAAVVAGLIVTATDDGYAGAPRWDRTLASLGAVAGSGAPRLLLTHSPAMFDRVPSEAPRFDLALAGHTHGGQVRLGPWAPLVPPGSGRYVQGFYDTPAGRGYVSRGTGTSIVPARFLCRPELPVFRLARA from the coding sequence GTGGATCCGGACGATCATCAGGAGCTAGCTCGGAGCTCACGCTTCGGGCGGCGCCGCCTCTTGCTCGGGGCGGGCGCCGTGGCGGGCGCGGGGGCGCTCGACGCCTTCGCGCTCGAGCCGGCCTGGCTCGCTGTGACCCGGCACGAGGTCTCGGTGCCTGGGCTGCCGCGCGCCTTGGAAGGCCTTCAGATCGCGCAAATCACCGACGCCCATCTGAAGGCGATGGGTCGGGTCGAGCGCGCGATCGTGGACACGGTCCGGCGCGGCCAGATCCAGCTCGTGGTGCTCACCGGGGACATCGTCGATCGTCCCGCGGGCCTCGCGGTGCTCGCGGAGCTCTGTACGGGTCTCCGGGAGGCGGGCGCTGCCATCGTCGCGAGCTTGGGCAATTGGGAGCACTGGGGAGGCTTCACCGCGCTGGGGCTCGCCCGGGAGTACGAGCGGCTGGGGGCACGTCTCCTGGTGGACGAGGCCGCCGTGGTGGCGGGCTTGATCGTGACCGCGACGGACGACGGCTACGCCGGGGCGCCGCGCTGGGACCGCACGCTCGCTTCGCTCGGCGCGGTCGCGGGCTCGGGCGCCCCGAGGCTCCTGCTCACGCACAGCCCCGCGATGTTCGATCGCGTCCCCTCCGAGGCGCCGCGCTTCGACCTCGCCCTCGCCGGGCACACGCATGGCGGGCAGGTGCGCCTGGGGCCCTGGGCGCCGCTCGTGCCTCCGGGCAGCGGGCGCTACGTGCAAGGCTTCTACGACACGCCCGCCGGCAGGGGCTACGTGAGCCGAGGAACCGGGACCAGCATCGTGCCCGCGCGCTTCCTCTGCCGGCCGGAGCTGCCCGTGTTCAGACTGGCGCGGGCCTGA